A window of the Streptomyces albireticuli genome harbors these coding sequences:
- a CDS encoding amidohydrolase family protein produces the protein MTEALLVRGGLLLTMDPAHGTLRADILTRDGVITEIRPGIEAPDDARIIEADGALVLPGFIDTHRHMWQAALRGMGADLTLGDYFPQVTGALAAQFTPDDVHLGETLSAYAALDAGVTTVQDLANIHDTPEHSDAALHALRTTGLRTVLAYSHSFNARHADRVAPDGLSRDAARLRSLLSDDQALVTMALEATARSEEGTLANWRLAAELSLPVALHVIGRFSEEPPLSMLQRLGLLVAQGERATYIHATDLDASQYALIRDSGGHLSIAPAVEMLMGQGYPPLLDALDAGLVPSLSADVEVTAPSDMFTQMRAALQAVRQAAHARARLDGSDPVMVTAEQVLSFATIEGARALGLDDRTGSLTVGKQADLIVLTTDRPGLRPVNDPAATVVLGADRGDIDTVIVAGRVLKEHGRLLDSGALPRLYAQADALRDRLTEPAR, from the coding sequence ATGACCGAGGCACTGCTCGTCCGCGGCGGACTGCTGCTGACGATGGACCCCGCCCACGGCACCCTCCGGGCCGACATCCTGACCCGCGACGGCGTGATCACGGAGATCCGCCCCGGCATCGAAGCCCCCGACGACGCACGGATCATCGAGGCCGACGGCGCGCTCGTGCTGCCCGGGTTCATCGACACCCACCGCCACATGTGGCAGGCCGCCCTCCGCGGCATGGGCGCCGACCTGACGCTCGGGGACTACTTCCCCCAGGTCACCGGTGCCCTCGCCGCCCAGTTCACGCCCGACGACGTGCACCTGGGCGAGACCCTGAGCGCCTACGCAGCCCTCGACGCGGGCGTGACCACCGTCCAGGACCTGGCCAACATCCACGACACCCCCGAGCACTCCGACGCCGCCCTCCACGCCCTGCGCACCACCGGCCTGCGCACCGTCCTGGCCTACAGCCACTCCTTCAACGCCCGCCACGCCGACCGTGTCGCCCCCGACGGCCTCTCCCGCGACGCCGCCCGGCTGCGTTCGCTCCTCTCCGACGACCAGGCCCTGGTGACCATGGCGCTGGAGGCCACGGCCCGCAGCGAGGAGGGCACTCTGGCCAACTGGCGTCTGGCGGCCGAACTCTCCCTGCCCGTCGCCCTGCACGTCATCGGCCGGTTCAGCGAGGAACCGCCGCTCAGCATGCTCCAGCGGCTCGGCCTGCTCGTCGCCCAAGGCGAACGCGCCACCTATATCCACGCCACCGACCTGGACGCCTCCCAGTACGCCCTGATCCGCGACAGCGGCGGCCATCTCTCCATCGCCCCGGCGGTCGAGATGCTCATGGGCCAGGGGTACCCTCCACTCCTCGACGCCCTGGACGCCGGACTGGTCCCCAGCCTGAGCGCCGACGTCGAAGTCACCGCACCCAGCGACATGTTCACGCAGATGCGGGCCGCGCTCCAGGCCGTACGCCAGGCCGCCCACGCCCGCGCCCGCCTCGACGGCTCGGACCCCGTCATGGTCACCGCCGAGCAGGTCTTGTCCTTCGCCACCATCGAGGGCGCCCGCGCCCTGGGCCTGGACGACCGCACCGGCTCCCTCACGGTCGGCAAACAGGCCGACCTGATCGTCCTCACCACCGACCGCCCCGGGCTGCGCCCCGTCAACGACCCCGCCGCCACAGTCGTCCTGGGCGCGGACCGCGGCGACATCGACACCGTGATCGTCGCCGGGCGCGTCCTCAAAGAACACGGCCGCCTCCTCGACTCCGGTGCCCTCCCGCGTCTGTACGCACAGGCGGACGCCCTGCGCGACCGCCTCACCGAACCGGCGCGGTAA
- a CDS encoding YkvA family protein: MAAAGAAVLVALRLIRARRLLRQAGVPETTKLVFRGALLCLVSPRDLIPDPFYVDDIGVLLLALCSLRTAARSPAATSGPTPPR, from the coding sequence GTGGCGGCGGCCGGGGCCGCCGTGCTCGTGGCCCTCCGGCTCATCCGGGCCCGGAGGCTGCTGCGCCAGGCGGGCGTGCCCGAGACCACCAAGCTGGTGTTCCGGGGAGCCCTGCTCTGTCTCGTTTCCCCACGCGACCTCATCCCCGATCCTTTCTACGTGGACGACATCGGCGTCCTGCTCCTGGCCCTGTGCTCCCTCCGCACGGCAGCCCGCAGTCCCGCCGCGACGAGCGGGCCCACGCCACCGCGGTGA
- a CDS encoding winged helix-turn-helix transcriptional regulator produces the protein MALRSDWSDRPCPIARGIDALGDPWVLLVLRELLSGGRRFDEIREQMEVADNILAKRLTYMVEAGLVRRVPYREGKRPRYEYVPTAAAADALPILHAYALWAEKHTPTEDLTRRLVIICRACGEESKGSETCSECGRKLTSDNVSWIRPTSPDREPAPLLAPGEGEGA, from the coding sequence ATGGCGCTACGTTCCGACTGGTCCGACAGGCCGTGCCCGATCGCACGGGGCATCGACGCGCTCGGGGATCCCTGGGTGCTTCTCGTACTCCGCGAACTGCTCTCCGGAGGCAGGCGCTTCGACGAGATCCGCGAGCAGATGGAGGTGGCCGACAACATCCTCGCCAAGCGCCTGACGTACATGGTCGAGGCGGGCCTGGTCCGGCGGGTGCCCTACCGGGAGGGCAAGCGGCCACGGTACGAGTACGTCCCGACGGCCGCGGCGGCCGACGCGCTGCCGATCCTGCACGCCTACGCGCTCTGGGCCGAGAAGCACACCCCGACCGAAGACCTCACGCGACGTCTGGTGATCATTTGCCGCGCCTGCGGGGAAGAAAGCAAGGGGAGCGAGACGTGCAGTGAGTGCGGCCGCAAACTCACCTCGGACAACGTGTCCTGGATCCGCCCGACCTCTCCGGACCGGGAGCCGGCGCCTCTCCTGGCTCCCGGCGAAGGCGAGGGCGCCTGA
- a CDS encoding MFS transporter translates to MTASSLIGSLLTCFKQVSLSILATMTDLSQASKNRGDGGLGPLVAIGAASVLASLDLFVVNLAFSSIGASFPAASPQALTWVLNAYGVVFAALLVPSGRLADRFGRKRLFRLGLLAFGAGSLGAAIAPDVVTLIVARGLQGAGAALVVPTSLALLLAAYPQERHKRMVSLWAAAGSVAAAAGPVLGGVLTQYDWRWIFLINLPIAALSLFLATGLEETATLDTKVPDLFGSALLVTGVGALVTAVSYVTEWGFADPWWWAVLTAGAVALAWLLRRCLAHEAPAVDLRVLRVPSFTVATLGMACFYVGFSIMLLGCSLFLTEVWAWTPVLAGLGFASGPATAVVTALIAGRVSLEPRRLAGLGGIFFLAAGILWFFLLTEQAGYFPVYLAGTVLTGAGAGIAQTGFLAGGVSGLPHRNTRPAPECSTPPARSAARSAWRS, encoded by the coding sequence ATGACGGCATCATCTCTCATCGGGAGCCTACTGACTTGCTTCAAGCAAGTCAGTCTCTCTATTTTGGCCACCATGACAGACTTGTCTCAAGCAAGTAAGAATCGCGGCGACGGCGGGCTCGGGCCGCTCGTGGCGATCGGTGCCGCCAGCGTGCTGGCGTCTCTGGATCTGTTCGTCGTGAACCTGGCGTTCTCCTCGATCGGCGCGAGCTTCCCGGCCGCGTCCCCCCAGGCGCTGACATGGGTGCTGAACGCCTACGGTGTGGTGTTCGCGGCACTGCTCGTCCCGTCCGGGCGGCTGGCGGACCGGTTCGGACGCAAGCGCCTGTTCCGGCTGGGGCTGCTCGCCTTCGGCGCGGGGTCTCTCGGGGCAGCGATCGCGCCCGACGTGGTCACTCTGATCGTCGCGCGCGGTCTGCAAGGCGCCGGCGCGGCGCTGGTCGTACCGACGAGCCTGGCCTTGCTGCTGGCGGCCTACCCCCAGGAACGGCACAAACGGATGGTGTCCCTCTGGGCCGCGGCCGGCTCGGTGGCCGCGGCCGCCGGCCCCGTCCTGGGCGGTGTGCTGACCCAGTACGACTGGCGGTGGATCTTCCTGATCAATCTGCCGATCGCGGCCCTCAGCCTCTTCCTCGCCACGGGCCTCGAAGAGACGGCCACGCTGGACACGAAAGTTCCCGACCTGTTCGGCTCCGCCCTGCTCGTCACGGGAGTCGGGGCGCTGGTGACCGCCGTGTCGTATGTGACCGAGTGGGGCTTCGCCGATCCTTGGTGGTGGGCCGTGCTCACGGCAGGCGCGGTGGCACTGGCCTGGCTCCTGCGCAGGTGCTTGGCCCATGAGGCGCCGGCGGTGGACCTGCGGGTCCTGCGGGTTCCCTCTTTCACCGTGGCGACGCTGGGCATGGCGTGTTTCTACGTGGGTTTCTCGATCATGCTCCTGGGCTGCAGCCTGTTCCTCACGGAGGTGTGGGCGTGGACTCCGGTCCTCGCCGGACTCGGTTTCGCCTCCGGGCCCGCGACCGCGGTGGTCACCGCCCTGATCGCGGGCAGAGTGTCACTGGAGCCCCGCAGGCTGGCAGGGCTGGGCGGCATCTTCTTCCTCGCTGCCGGAATCCTGTGGTTCTTCCTCCTGACCGAGCAGGCGGGGTACTTCCCGGTCTATCTCGCCGGCACGGTCCTCACCGGCGCCGGGGCCGGAATCGCGCAGACCGGATTTCTGGCCGGAGGCGTCAGCGGCCTGCCCCACAGGAATACGCGACCGGCACCGGAGTGCTCAACGCCTCCCGCCAGGTCGGCGGCGCGATCGGCGTGGCGATCCTGA
- a CDS encoding RpiB/LacA/LacB family sugar-phosphate isomerase, with the protein MRISVSADWDKGVARQLAEELNHRGHEVIPHGVLNPEEKDDWALCTEAAAQDVVQGRADQAVVCCWTGTGASIAANKVPGVRAALCTDAYTASGARRWNDANVLALSLRLTSASVLTEILDAWFDTTPSQDPVDQKNIRHVNHIGSA; encoded by the coding sequence CTGCGAATCTCTGTCTCTGCCGACTGGGACAAGGGCGTGGCCCGCCAGCTCGCGGAAGAACTGAACCACCGGGGCCATGAGGTGATCCCCCACGGCGTGCTGAATCCGGAGGAGAAGGACGACTGGGCGCTCTGCACCGAAGCCGCAGCCCAGGACGTCGTCCAGGGGCGGGCCGACCAGGCCGTGGTGTGCTGCTGGACCGGCACCGGCGCCAGCATCGCGGCCAACAAGGTTCCCGGCGTACGCGCCGCATTGTGCACGGATGCCTATACAGCCAGCGGCGCCCGGCGCTGGAACGACGCGAACGTCCTGGCCCTGAGCCTGCGGCTGACCTCGGCCTCGGTCCTCACCGAAATCCTGGACGCGTGGTTCGACACCACGCCGAGTCAGGACCCCGTCGACCAGAAGAACATCCGGCACGTGAACCATATCGGGAGCGCTTAG
- a CDS encoding TetR/AcrR family transcriptional regulator produces the protein MATEEHQRRERGVTAEERIIGAAGSAFIDLGYDVSMAEIARRAGMGMSAIYRLYPSKNDLVTAVRLAGMSFIADRARQALEEEPDGARALERFLFACLGARAGHMLPVLGRRQAPTPGLDTVREEMHRAIDAVAERAKADGALRPEVTGADLLLLLDHLSPSLPLDHPQALLLQRRYARMVLDGLRTPAPAALPGPAPDWNLMKALWDGRRNQD, from the coding sequence ATGGCAACCGAGGAGCATCAGCGCCGGGAGCGTGGCGTCACGGCCGAGGAACGAATCATCGGCGCGGCCGGCAGCGCTTTCATCGATCTGGGGTACGACGTGTCGATGGCCGAGATCGCCCGCCGTGCGGGCATGGGTATGAGCGCGATCTACCGGCTCTACCCGAGCAAGAACGATCTCGTCACCGCGGTCCGTCTGGCAGGCATGTCCTTCATCGCGGACCGGGCCCGCCAGGCGCTGGAGGAGGAGCCGGACGGCGCCCGGGCCCTGGAGCGCTTCCTGTTCGCCTGCCTGGGGGCCCGTGCCGGGCACATGCTGCCGGTCCTGGGCAGGCGCCAGGCGCCCACCCCGGGTCTGGACACGGTCCGGGAGGAGATGCACCGGGCCATCGACGCCGTCGCCGAACGGGCGAAGGCGGACGGCGCCCTGCGTCCGGAGGTCACCGGGGCGGACCTGCTGCTGCTCCTGGACCACCTCAGCCCGTCCCTGCCACTGGACCACCCCCAGGCCCTGCTGCTCCAGCGCCGCTACGCCCGCATGGTCCTCGACGGCCTGCGCACCCCGGCCCCGGCCGCGCTCCCCGGGCCGGCACCGGACTGGAACCTGATGAAAGCCCTGTGGGACGGCCGCCGGAACCAGGACTGA